A single window of Corvus hawaiiensis isolate bCorHaw1 chromosome 22, bCorHaw1.pri.cur, whole genome shotgun sequence DNA harbors:
- the PPIH gene encoding peptidyl-prolyl cis-trans isomerase H, with product MSALAANPNNPVVFFDVTIGGQEVGRMKIELFADVVPKTAENFRQFCTGEFRKDGVPIGYKGSTFHRVIKDFMIQGGDFVNGDGTGVASIYRGPFADENFKLKHSAPGLLSMANSGPSTNGCQFFITCSKCDWLDGKHVVFGKIVDGLLVMRKIENVPTGPNNKPKLPVVISQCGEM from the exons ATGTCGGCGCTAGCAGCAAATCCCAACAACCCCGTGGTTTTCTTTGATGTAACCATCGGCGGGCAG GAGGTCGGCCGCATGAAAATTGAGCTGTTCGCAGATGTTGTACCCAAAACAGCAGAGAACTTCAG GCAGTTTTGTACAGGTGAATTCAG GAAAGATGGTGTCCCTATAGGTTATAAAGGAAGCACTTTCCACAG GGTGATAAAGGATTTCATGATCCAAGGAGGTGACTTCGTAAAT GGGGATGGCACTGGAGTAGCCAGTATATATAGGGGTCCTTTTGCAGATGAAAACTTCAAGCTGAAACACTCTGCTCCTGGCCTGCTTTCTATG GCAAACAGTGGTCCGAGTACCAATGGCTGCCAGTTCTTCATCACATGCTCCAAGTGTGACTGGTTGGATGGGAAACATGTTGTGTTTG GTAAAATTGTCGATGGGCTGTTGGTCATGAGAAAAATTGAA AATGTGCCTACGGGTCCCAATAACAAACCCAAGTTGCCAGTTGTGATCTCTCAGTGTGGGGAAATGTGA